In Ruania zhangjianzhongii, the following proteins share a genomic window:
- the secD gene encoding protein translocase subunit SecD codes for MASRTRGVRPLRTLTFLLFLVALVYGGLTANSLWGEGEMTPGLALDLEGGTQLILTPSAEGAQVSDDQIGEAIRIMRQRVNASGVSEAEISSQGGTNIVVQLPGDPDQETIELVQASAQLRFRVLLTEAGPGQIDPAAAAAQQEQATQQDQANQGGGGPVSGAQARAPEDAPDDGTEEPSDEASEQPTDEGAEQPSETPSEQPQSFSPEEIEAAAMQAADTDGNGELSNEPATEPTSASDTAWITEQVMYDFYMLDCTDPANLAGGGGDDPEQPLVSCGTDGQAKYILGPAELEGTDVSSANSALETTEQGAVTNNYMVQLNFTSEGGQKFEEVTQRLASMTATGQNRFAIVLDRLVISSPSVTQVIAGGQAQITGNPQNPFTQEQTIGLANQLNYGSLPITFELRSQEEISATLGTEQLERGMLAGLIGLALVVVYSIVQYRGLAIVTLLSLSVAGALTYGSITALSELIGYRLSLAGVAGLIIAIGITADSFIVYFERIRDEVREGRRLEDAVELGWKRARRTILASDAVNLLAAVVLYTLSVGGVRGFAFTLGLTTIIDVIVVMLFTHPMVQALVRTKFFGGGHRFSGLDPKHLGATVPVYRGRGRLRSGESIAERRRAAERAASGSSAGSAGSPGSADEPDSADSAEDGPADSELSSTSRKGDR; via the coding sequence TTGGCATCTCGTACGCGTGGAGTGCGCCCGCTGCGCACTCTGACCTTTCTGCTGTTCCTCGTCGCCCTCGTCTATGGAGGGCTGACGGCGAACAGCCTCTGGGGCGAAGGGGAGATGACGCCCGGCCTGGCGCTCGACCTGGAGGGCGGCACCCAGCTGATCCTCACTCCGAGCGCCGAGGGCGCGCAGGTCAGTGACGACCAGATCGGCGAAGCCATCCGGATCATGCGGCAGCGGGTGAACGCGTCCGGTGTGTCCGAAGCGGAGATCTCCAGCCAGGGCGGCACGAACATCGTGGTGCAGCTTCCTGGTGACCCCGACCAGGAGACGATCGAACTGGTGCAGGCCAGTGCGCAGCTGCGCTTCCGGGTGCTGCTGACCGAGGCCGGCCCGGGGCAGATCGACCCCGCCGCGGCAGCCGCCCAGCAGGAGCAGGCCACCCAGCAGGACCAGGCCAACCAGGGTGGCGGTGGCCCGGTCAGTGGTGCGCAGGCGCGTGCCCCTGAAGACGCTCCGGATGACGGCACCGAGGAGCCGTCCGACGAGGCCAGCGAGCAGCCCACGGACGAGGGCGCCGAGCAGCCCAGCGAGACGCCGTCCGAGCAGCCACAGAGCTTCAGCCCGGAGGAGATCGAGGCAGCGGCGATGCAGGCGGCCGACACCGACGGTAACGGTGAGTTGTCCAACGAGCCGGCCACCGAGCCGACCAGCGCCTCGGACACCGCGTGGATCACCGAGCAGGTGATGTACGACTTCTACATGCTGGACTGCACCGACCCGGCGAACCTGGCCGGTGGCGGCGGCGACGACCCGGAGCAGCCGCTGGTCTCCTGCGGCACTGACGGGCAGGCGAAGTACATCCTCGGCCCGGCAGAGCTCGAAGGCACCGACGTCAGCTCGGCGAACTCCGCACTGGAGACCACCGAACAAGGTGCGGTCACCAACAACTACATGGTCCAGCTGAACTTCACCTCCGAGGGCGGGCAGAAGTTCGAAGAGGTGACCCAGCGGCTGGCCTCGATGACCGCTACCGGGCAGAACCGGTTCGCGATCGTCCTGGACCGACTGGTGATCTCCTCGCCGTCGGTGACTCAGGTGATCGCAGGCGGGCAGGCGCAGATCACCGGCAACCCGCAGAATCCGTTCACCCAGGAGCAGACCATCGGTCTGGCGAACCAGCTGAACTACGGTTCGCTGCCGATCACGTTCGAGCTGCGCAGCCAGGAGGAGATCTCCGCCACGCTCGGCACCGAACAGCTGGAGCGGGGAATGCTCGCCGGACTGATCGGGCTCGCGCTCGTGGTGGTGTACTCGATCGTGCAGTACCGCGGCCTGGCGATCGTCACGCTGCTCAGCCTCAGCGTCGCCGGTGCCCTCACCTACGGGTCGATCACCGCGCTCTCCGAGCTGATCGGCTACCGCCTCTCCCTGGCCGGTGTCGCCGGTCTGATCATCGCCATCGGTATCACCGCCGACTCCTTCATCGTCTACTTCGAACGAATACGCGATGAGGTCAGAGAGGGCAGACGGCTGGAAGACGCCGTCGAACTCGGCTGGAAGCGCGCCCGCCGCACCATCCTGGCCTCCGACGCCGTGAACCTGCTTGCCGCAGTCGTGCTGTACACCCTCTCCGTCGGCGGAGTCCGCGGATTCGCGTTCACCCTCGGCCTGACCACCATCATCGACGTGATCGTGGTGATGCTGTTCACGCACCCGATGGTGCAGGCGCTGGTCCGGACCAAGTTCTTCGGTGGCGGGCACCGCTTCTCGGGGCTGGACCCGAAGCACCTGGGTGCCACGGTCCCGGTCTACCGCGGCCGCGGGCGGCTGCGCTCCGGGGAGTCGATCGCCGAACGACGGCGCGCGGCCGAGCGAGCCGCCTCCGGCTCATCGGCGGGATCCGCAGGTTCGCCAGGATCCGCGGACGAACCGGACAGCGCGGACTCGGCAGAGGATGGCCCCGCCGACTCCGAACTCTCCTCCACCAGCCGGAAGGGTGACCGCTGA
- the secF gene encoding protein translocase subunit SecF encodes MASFAKFGNDLYSGQRSYDIVGRRRMWFTIGLVIVVLSGLLVGIKGLNAGIDFRGGSEFTVSNAQSQNEDLAQSALDEVVTGQVAQVTSVGGSTVRVQTESLSEAQTQDVAEQLAEAYGTSPDDVTSSFVGPTWGADVTSKAVQGLVIFLVLVSIVMTLYFRQWTMAAGALVALFHDLVITVGIYALIGFEVTPATVIGFLTILGYSLYDTVVVFDKVRENTAGVLDQTRFTYAEGANLAVNQTLVRSINTSVVAVLPVAAILFVGAFLLGAGTLRDIALVLFIGMLVGTFSSIFIATPMQVAFYQRTAAIKEHTEKVLALREDRISAAEAEGLPAESVAVGAAGLRAGSHLGQQAQPRRKSKRKK; translated from the coding sequence ATGGCCAGCTTCGCCAAGTTCGGAAACGACCTGTACTCCGGTCAGCGTTCGTACGACATCGTCGGCAGGCGCCGGATGTGGTTCACCATCGGCCTGGTGATCGTGGTGCTCTCCGGGCTGCTGGTCGGCATCAAGGGCCTGAACGCCGGGATCGACTTCCGCGGTGGCTCGGAGTTCACCGTCTCCAACGCCCAGTCCCAGAATGAGGACCTCGCCCAGTCTGCGCTCGACGAGGTGGTCACCGGCCAGGTGGCTCAGGTCACCAGCGTGGGCGGATCGACGGTGCGGGTGCAGACCGAATCGCTCAGCGAAGCCCAGACCCAAGACGTCGCCGAGCAGCTGGCCGAGGCCTACGGCACCAGTCCGGACGACGTCACGTCCTCGTTCGTCGGGCCCACCTGGGGTGCCGATGTGACCAGCAAGGCCGTCCAGGGACTGGTCATCTTCCTGGTGCTGGTCTCCATCGTGATGACGCTCTACTTCCGGCAATGGACGATGGCTGCCGGTGCCCTGGTCGCACTCTTCCACGACCTGGTGATCACCGTCGGCATCTACGCTCTGATCGGATTCGAAGTCACCCCAGCGACGGTGATCGGGTTCCTCACCATCCTCGGCTATTCGCTGTACGACACCGTGGTGGTCTTCGACAAGGTCCGGGAGAACACCGCCGGCGTGCTGGACCAGACCCGGTTCACCTACGCCGAGGGCGCGAACCTCGCGGTGAACCAGACCCTGGTCCGCTCGATCAACACCTCCGTGGTGGCCGTGCTCCCGGTGGCGGCGATCTTGTTCGTCGGTGCGTTCCTGCTCGGCGCCGGAACGCTCCGGGACATCGCGCTGGTGCTATTCATCGGGATGCTTGTGGGCACGTTCTCCTCGATCTTCATCGCCACACCGATGCAGGTCGCCTTCTACCAGCGCACCGCAGCGATCAAGGAGCACACCGAGAAGGTGTTGGCGCTGCGCGAGGACCGGATCTCCGCGGCAGAGGCGGAGGGTCTGCCGGCGGAGTCCGTGGCTGTCGGGGCCGCCGGCCTGCGTGCCGGGTCGCACCTCGGGCAGCAGGCGCAGCCGCGACGGAAGTCGAAGCGCAAGAAGTGA
- the yajC gene encoding preprotein translocase subunit YajC, with product MDPTFIIILVVGLGALLFMNWRTRKKQQEQLSFRDRLEIGQEVQTIGGLIGTITAVEDDRITLETAPGTEVVFVKMALAKLVDPPVEEFDDETELEGSDEASEPAEAVEADVVESPEVPDEQLSAATSPDAGDDDTPRRNQN from the coding sequence ATGGACCCGACGTTCATCATCATCCTGGTCGTAGGACTGGGTGCCCTGCTGTTCATGAACTGGCGCACGCGGAAGAAGCAGCAGGAGCAGCTCTCCTTCCGGGACCGGCTGGAGATCGGCCAGGAGGTCCAGACTATCGGTGGCCTGATCGGGACGATCACGGCGGTCGAGGACGACCGGATCACGCTGGAGACCGCGCCGGGCACCGAGGTGGTGTTTGTGAAGATGGCGCTGGCCAAGCTGGTCGACCCGCCGGTCGAGGAGTTCGATGACGAGACTGAGCTCGAGGGCAGCGACGAGGCCAGCGAGCCCGCCGAAGCAGTCGAAGCCGACGTGGTCGAGAGTCCAGAGGTTCCGGACGAGCAGCTCAGCGCGGCGACGTCTCCCGACGCTGGCGACGACGACACGCCCCGCCGCAACCAGAACTGA
- the ruvC gene encoding crossover junction endodeoxyribonuclease RuvC — MSFRILGVDPGLTRCGLGVVEAGRGRQLRLVDVAVARTAAGDDPALRLLRIADEIDAWITRLSPDAVAVERVFAQHNVRTVTGTAQVAGLAMVAAARAGLPLALHTPSEVKAAVTGHGRAEKAQVQEMVRRLLNLDAAPTPADAADALALAITHAWRAHAVGTSHGTSTAQQTAAQRAWAQAETRARTARRTGRPTASR; from the coding sequence GTGAGCTTTCGGATCCTCGGCGTCGACCCCGGGCTGACCCGCTGTGGACTGGGCGTGGTGGAGGCCGGGCGTGGCCGTCAGCTGCGCCTGGTGGATGTGGCCGTGGCCCGCACCGCTGCCGGCGACGACCCGGCGCTACGGCTGCTCCGGATCGCTGACGAGATCGACGCCTGGATCACCAGGCTCAGCCCGGATGCTGTGGCCGTGGAGCGGGTGTTCGCTCAGCACAACGTGCGCACCGTCACCGGCACTGCTCAGGTTGCCGGCCTGGCGATGGTGGCGGCGGCCCGCGCCGGGCTGCCGCTAGCCCTGCACACCCCCAGCGAGGTGAAGGCGGCGGTCACCGGGCACGGGCGCGCGGAGAAGGCGCAGGTCCAGGAGATGGTGCGCCGGCTGCTCAACCTGGACGCCGCCCCGACCCCGGCCGATGCCGCGGACGCCCTGGCCCTGGCGATCACGCACGCCTGGCGAGCACACGCCGTCGGCACCTCACACGGCACATCGACCGCCCAGCAGACCGCCGCCCAACGCGCCTGGGCACAGGCGGAGACCCGGGCGCGCACGGCGCGTCGGACGGGACGGCCTACGGCGAGCAGGTAA
- the ruvB gene encoding Holliday junction branch migration DNA helicase RuvB yields MADEEGMLAAEADELDRAAEAALRPRRLHEFIGQPVVRDQLSLVLDAAVARSRPPDHVLLAGPPGLGKTTLAMIVASEVEGALRITSGPAVQHAGDLAAILSSVQEHDVLFIDEIHRLARPAEEMLYLAMEDFRVDVVVGKGPGATAIPLSLPPFTVVGATTRSGLLPAPLRDRFGFTAHMDFYSTDELEQVLTRSARLLEVDLHTDAAAQIASRSRGTPRIANRLLRRVQDWAQVRGTGVLDLAAAMAALEVFEVDRRGLDRLDRAVLEALCRRFGGGPTGLTTLAVAIGEEPETVETVAEPFLVREGFIARTPRGRVATAAAFDHLDLPAPNAPGMLWD; encoded by the coding sequence ATGGCTGACGAAGAAGGCATGCTCGCCGCCGAGGCCGACGAGCTGGACCGGGCCGCTGAGGCGGCGCTGCGTCCACGGCGGCTGCACGAGTTCATCGGGCAGCCGGTGGTGCGTGACCAGCTCTCGCTCGTGCTGGACGCTGCCGTGGCTCGGTCCCGGCCGCCGGACCATGTGTTGCTCGCCGGACCGCCCGGTCTGGGCAAGACCACGCTGGCGATGATCGTGGCCAGCGAAGTGGAGGGTGCACTGCGGATCACCTCCGGTCCCGCCGTGCAGCACGCCGGGGACCTGGCGGCGATCCTGTCCTCGGTACAGGAGCACGACGTGCTGTTCATCGACGAGATCCACCGCCTGGCCCGCCCGGCCGAGGAGATGCTCTACCTGGCGATGGAGGACTTCCGGGTGGACGTGGTGGTGGGCAAGGGCCCCGGCGCCACCGCCATCCCGCTCTCCCTGCCGCCGTTCACCGTCGTGGGCGCCACCACCCGGTCCGGACTCCTGCCCGCACCGCTGCGGGACAGGTTCGGCTTCACCGCGCATATGGACTTCTATTCCACCGACGAGCTGGAGCAGGTCCTCACCCGGTCCGCTCGGTTGCTCGAGGTGGACCTGCACACCGATGCTGCGGCGCAGATCGCCTCCCGCTCCCGCGGTACCCCCCGGATCGCGAACCGGCTGCTGCGTCGGGTCCAAGACTGGGCACAGGTACGGGGAACCGGTGTGCTGGACCTGGCCGCTGCGATGGCCGCCCTCGAGGTGTTCGAGGTGGACCGCCGCGGCCTGGACCGGCTCGACCGCGCAGTCCTGGAAGCGCTCTGCCGGCGATTCGGTGGTGGGCCCACCGGTCTGACCACCCTGGCGGTAGCGATCGGGGAGGAGCCGGAGACCGTGGAGACAGTGGCCGAACCGTTCCTGGTGCGTGAAGGTTTCATTGCCAGGACCCCGCGCGGCCGCGTGGCGACAGCCGCCGCGTTCGACCATCTCGACCTGCCCGCACCCAACGCTCCGGGAATGCTCTGGGACTGA
- a CDS encoding adenine phosphoribosyltransferase → MVSTRLHDLISSRVRDVPDFPEPGVLFRDITPLLGDATAFSAVISNLADTFGGEVDAVAGIEARGFLFAAPLAAVLGCSLIAVRKAGKLPPPVRSADYSLEYGTATLEVSEHAVRPGSRIAVLDDVLATGGTAAAACTLLQECGARVAGLGFLIELSELGGRNRVADRDVHALLTY, encoded by the coding sequence GTGGTCTCCACCCGGCTGCACGACCTGATCTCCAGCCGAGTCCGAGACGTTCCCGATTTCCCCGAGCCCGGCGTACTGTTCCGGGACATCACCCCGCTGCTGGGCGACGCCACGGCGTTCTCTGCGGTGATCTCCAACCTCGCGGACACCTTTGGGGGTGAGGTGGATGCTGTCGCCGGTATCGAGGCACGCGGGTTCCTGTTCGCGGCACCGCTGGCCGCAGTGCTCGGCTGCTCGCTGATCGCCGTGCGCAAGGCAGGCAAGCTGCCGCCACCGGTGCGCAGCGCCGACTACTCGCTCGAGTATGGGACGGCGACGCTGGAGGTGTCCGAGCATGCGGTGCGTCCCGGCTCCCGGATCGCCGTGCTCGACGACGTCTTGGCCACCGGCGGTACCGCGGCCGCGGCGTGCACGCTGCTTCAGGAGTGCGGAGCGCGAGTGGCGGGTCTCGGTTTCCTCATCGAGCTGTCCGAGCTGGGTGGCCGCAACCGGGTCGCCGACCGGGACGTTCACGCGCTGCTGACCTACTGA
- a CDS encoding RelA/SpoT family protein → MSEELAAQEQDARPGHAVPPARVRSRLVRFGGRGHSTPAAIEPLVRVVRTNHPRMDTSILDRAYRVAERAHTGQVRKSGDPYITHPVAVATILAELGMTPPTLAAALLHDTVEDTSYGLAELRKEFGEEIALLVDGVTKLDKVSYGEAAQAETVRKMVIAMARDIRVLVIKLADRLHNARTWKYVSAESASRKARETLEIYAPLAHRLGMNTIKWELEDLSFATLYPKVYSEIVHLVTERAPAREEFLAIVRDQVVEDLRAAKIKATVTGRPKHYYSIYQKMIVRGRDFGDIYDLVGVRVLVDSVRDCYGALGALHARWNPVPGRFKDYIAMPKFNMYQSLHTTVIGPTGKPVEIQIRSHDMHRRAEYGVAAHWKYKETARQSAKAGAKASAEADSMPWLRQLVDWQRETADPGEFLDSLRYEMSGAQVYVFTPKGDVMALAAGATPVDFAYAVHTEVGQRTVGARVNGRLVPLDSTLENGDTVEVFTSKADGAGPSQDWLGFVKTPRARNKIRSWFSKERREEAVESGKTLIAKALRKQNLPMQRLLNHDTLVALADEMRYNDVSALYAAVGEGHVSAPNVVKRLVASIGGEDAAEEDIAEVTRPGTRQHAGKAGDPGILITGMDSGDMWTKLAKCCTPVPGDPIVGFITRGAGVSVHREDCTNVAGLRRQPERMIDVEWSPGAQSVFLVQIQVDALDRNGLLSDVTKVLSENHVNILSANVATSRDRTAQSRFVFEMAEPSHLGHVLRAVRNIDGVYDVFRFTGSRPRQTSPADAQ, encoded by the coding sequence ATGAGCGAGGAGCTGGCCGCACAGGAGCAGGATGCCCGCCCGGGCCATGCTGTTCCGCCGGCCCGGGTGCGCTCCCGGCTGGTGCGGTTCGGTGGCCGCGGCCACTCCACGCCAGCGGCGATCGAGCCGCTGGTCCGCGTGGTGCGGACGAATCACCCGCGGATGGATACCTCGATCCTGGACCGCGCCTACCGGGTGGCCGAACGCGCCCACACCGGTCAGGTCCGCAAGAGCGGCGACCCGTACATCACCCACCCGGTGGCCGTGGCCACCATCCTCGCTGAGCTGGGCATGACCCCGCCGACGCTGGCGGCGGCACTGCTGCACGACACGGTGGAGGACACCAGTTACGGCCTGGCCGAGCTGCGCAAGGAGTTCGGCGAGGAGATCGCCCTGCTGGTGGACGGCGTCACCAAGCTGGACAAGGTCAGCTACGGCGAAGCAGCCCAGGCCGAGACCGTCCGCAAGATGGTGATCGCTATGGCGCGCGATATTCGCGTGCTGGTGATCAAGCTTGCGGACCGGCTGCACAACGCCCGGACCTGGAAGTACGTCTCCGCCGAGTCTGCGTCCCGCAAGGCGCGGGAGACGCTGGAGATCTACGCGCCACTGGCGCACCGACTCGGGATGAACACGATCAAGTGGGAGCTCGAAGACCTCTCCTTCGCCACCCTATACCCGAAGGTGTACTCCGAGATCGTGCACTTGGTCACCGAGCGGGCGCCTGCTCGGGAGGAATTCCTTGCGATCGTGCGCGACCAGGTGGTCGAGGATCTGCGTGCGGCGAAGATCAAGGCGACGGTGACCGGCCGGCCCAAGCACTACTACTCGATCTACCAGAAGATGATCGTGCGGGGGCGAGACTTCGGCGACATTTACGACTTGGTCGGCGTGCGGGTGCTGGTGGACAGTGTGCGGGACTGCTACGGAGCACTCGGTGCCCTGCATGCGCGATGGAACCCGGTACCCGGGCGGTTCAAGGACTACATCGCGATGCCGAAGTTCAACATGTACCAGTCGTTGCACACCACAGTGATCGGTCCGACCGGCAAGCCGGTGGAGATCCAGATCCGCAGTCACGATATGCACCGGCGGGCCGAGTACGGCGTCGCCGCACACTGGAAGTACAAGGAGACCGCCCGGCAGTCGGCCAAGGCCGGTGCCAAGGCCAGCGCTGAGGCCGACTCGATGCCGTGGCTGCGCCAGTTGGTGGACTGGCAGCGGGAGACGGCCGACCCGGGGGAGTTCCTCGACTCGCTGCGCTATGAGATGTCCGGTGCGCAGGTGTACGTGTTCACCCCGAAGGGGGATGTGATGGCGCTGGCTGCCGGTGCCACCCCGGTGGACTTCGCCTACGCCGTGCACACGGAGGTGGGACAGCGCACCGTGGGCGCACGGGTGAACGGTCGTCTGGTGCCGTTGGACTCCACGCTGGAGAACGGCGACACCGTCGAGGTGTTCACCTCCAAGGCGGACGGTGCCGGGCCCAGTCAGGACTGGCTCGGCTTCGTGAAGACACCACGCGCCCGGAACAAGATCCGGTCCTGGTTCTCCAAGGAACGCCGCGAAGAGGCGGTCGAGTCCGGCAAGACGCTGATCGCTAAGGCGCTGCGCAAGCAGAATCTGCCGATGCAGCGGCTGCTGAACCACGACACGCTGGTCGCCCTGGCCGACGAGATGCGCTACAACGACGTGTCCGCGCTGTACGCGGCCGTGGGCGAGGGGCACGTCTCGGCGCCGAACGTCGTCAAGCGCCTGGTGGCCTCGATCGGGGGAGAGGACGCCGCAGAGGAGGACATCGCCGAGGTCACGCGCCCGGGCACGCGCCAGCACGCCGGCAAGGCCGGCGACCCCGGGATCCTGATCACCGGGATGGACTCCGGGGACATGTGGACGAAGCTGGCCAAGTGCTGCACGCCGGTGCCCGGTGACCCGATCGTCGGTTTCATCACCCGCGGGGCGGGTGTCTCGGTACACCGGGAGGACTGCACCAACGTGGCCGGGCTGCGCCGGCAGCCGGAGCGGATGATCGACGTCGAGTGGTCGCCAGGAGCGCAGAGCGTGTTCCTGGTCCAGATCCAGGTGGATGCGCTCGATCGCAACGGTCTGCTCTCCGACGTCACCAAGGTGCTCTCCGAGAACCACGTGAACATCCTGTCCGCGAACGTGGCCACGTCCCGGGACCGGACAGCCCAGTCCCGGTTCGTGTTCGAGATGGCCGAGCCGTCACACCTGGGCCACGTCTTGCGAGCGGTGCGCAACATCGACGGCGTATACGACGTGTTCCGGTTCACCGGCAGCCGACCGAGGCAGACCTCGCCAGCGGACGCCCAGTAG
- the ruvA gene encoding Holliday junction branch migration protein RuvA produces MHTTPATLASVRTGTSATLATSLVVREDSMTLFGFAQAEERDVFELLQTVSGVGPRLALAMLAVHTPDDLRRAVASEDVKAMTMVPGIGQKGARRIILELGDRLGPATDASAPAATPAGGARTDVVTALAGLGWPAKAAESAVDAVLAADDAAAGADTAAVLRAALQQLGGNRHG; encoded by the coding sequence GTGCACACCACTCCGGCGACCCTGGCGAGCGTGCGCACCGGCACGTCGGCCACACTCGCCACCAGCCTGGTGGTGCGCGAAGACTCGATGACCCTGTTCGGCTTCGCCCAGGCCGAGGAGCGGGACGTCTTCGAGCTGCTGCAGACGGTCAGCGGAGTGGGGCCACGGCTGGCGCTGGCGATGCTGGCCGTGCACACCCCGGACGACCTGCGCCGTGCGGTGGCCAGTGAGGACGTGAAGGCGATGACCATGGTCCCCGGGATCGGGCAGAAAGGCGCCCGGCGGATCATCCTCGAGCTCGGCGACCGGCTCGGTCCCGCCACGGATGCCTCCGCGCCGGCGGCCACGCCCGCCGGCGGTGCCCGGACGGACGTGGTGACCGCGCTGGCCGGGTTGGGCTGGCCGGCCAAGGCGGCGGAGTCCGCCGTCGATGCCGTGCTCGCTGCCGATGACGCCGCAGCGGGCGCCGATACGGCTGCCGTGCTGCGGGCCGCTCTGCAGCAGCTGGGTGGAAACCGACATGGCTGA